The following are encoded in a window of Candidatus Zixiibacteriota bacterium genomic DNA:
- a CDS encoding ABC transporter permease gives MLGNIKLIVRLFLRELKSQKLRMSLTILAIIWGTLSITMLMAFGEGLRRQLAINRKGLGDGILILWGGQTEKPYKGLPRGRQIRFASDDIDFIKKQIPELGAVGGEFITWGREITYGDKTVNAKVNGVMPEYEFMRSLYAQEGGRFFNRLDMEHKRRVVFLGNEMRDDLFGEPESPDYVDPIGKVITISDVQFTVIGIMQKKQQMGMYSGPDWNTAFIPLTTFETMYSRRTLSNMVLKPRDIKQVDYVKDRLYQVMSGKYQFHPDDKRALSIWDVIETAEVMNKVMIGMQIFFGIIGGLTLLVAGVGVANIMYVAVRERTAEIGVKMAMGAKRGQIMTQFMLEAVLIAGIGGGMGLLISYTIAGVLGMIPMDSDAMQWLGKPTISMPIAMTTISVLAMIGLVSGFFPARRAASVNPVESLRYE, from the coding sequence ATGCTAGGGAATATTAAACTCATAGTCCGCCTGTTCTTGAGAGAGCTGAAGAGCCAGAAGCTCAGGATGTCGCTGACGATTCTCGCGATTATCTGGGGCACACTTTCGATTACGATGCTGATGGCGTTTGGCGAAGGGCTCCGGCGGCAACTTGCTATTAACAGGAAGGGACTCGGTGATGGCATTCTGATTCTGTGGGGCGGCCAGACCGAGAAACCGTACAAGGGACTCCCACGAGGACGTCAAATCAGATTTGCATCGGACGATATCGACTTCATCAAGAAACAGATACCTGAACTCGGAGCGGTAGGTGGCGAGTTCATAACATGGGGCCGTGAGATTACATATGGCGACAAGACCGTGAACGCGAAAGTGAATGGCGTAATGCCGGAGTACGAGTTCATGCGCTCCCTGTATGCTCAGGAGGGGGGGCGATTCTTCAACAGACTAGATATGGAGCACAAACGGAGAGTCGTGTTCCTCGGAAACGAGATGCGCGACGATCTGTTCGGAGAGCCCGAGTCGCCAGATTATGTCGATCCGATAGGCAAAGTCATCACTATCAGCGATGTCCAGTTCACGGTTATCGGAATTATGCAGAAGAAGCAACAGATGGGGATGTATTCCGGTCCCGACTGGAATACTGCCTTCATTCCGTTGACCACTTTCGAGACAATGTACTCGCGACGCACGCTGAGCAACATGGTGCTCAAACCGCGCGATATTAAACAGGTGGACTATGTTAAAGACAGGCTCTATCAGGTGATGAGCGGCAAATATCAGTTTCATCCCGATGATAAACGCGCCCTTTCGATCTGGGATGTGATCGAGACGGCCGAGGTCATGAACAAAGTTATGATTGGAATGCAGATATTCTTCGGCATAATCGGCGGGCTGACTCTTCTTGTAGCTGGAGTCGGTGTCGCGAATATTATGTATGTCGCCGTTCGCGAACGAACGGCCGAGATCGGCGTGAAGATGGCTATGGGAGCGAAGCGTGGTCAGATCATGACGCAGTTCATGCTCGAAGCTGTGTTGATCGCTGGAATCGGAGGAGGCATGGGGCTGCTGATCTCGTATACAATAGCTGGCGTTCTTGGCATGATTCCGATGGACAGTGATGCGATGCAGTGGCTCGGCAAGCCGACAATATCGATGCCGATTGCGATGACAACCATATCCGTGCTGGCAATGATTGGACTTGTGTCCGGTTTCTTCCCCGCAAGGCGTGCAGCCTCGGTGAATCCGGTCGAGTCTTTGAGATACGAGTAG
- a CDS encoding HD domain-containing protein, producing the protein MLDAAKELWPELEWIQDADLRDRTTKTWALALEQSKLDADDLNEIPFTLLFKDCPVTFMEHKRAVVHIAFESAKIMTKFFGSNLPIDMDVVVAGAILADVGKLLEYDKKDGKAVTSQYGKYVRHPFSGVGLAMQCGVPETVCHIIAAHAGEGDQVKRTTEAYIVHHADFMTFLPFKNL; encoded by the coding sequence ATGCTGGATGCGGCGAAGGAACTCTGGCCGGAACTGGAGTGGATACAAGACGCAGACCTGCGAGACAGAACAACAAAGACATGGGCGCTTGCGCTCGAACAGAGCAAGCTCGATGCAGACGATCTCAACGAGATACCGTTCACACTGCTTTTCAAAGACTGCCCGGTGACATTCATGGAACACAAGCGCGCGGTCGTTCACATTGCATTTGAATCAGCCAAAATCATGACGAAGTTCTTCGGCAGCAATCTGCCGATCGACATGGACGTTGTCGTGGCAGGTGCTATTCTTGCCGATGTAGGCAAACTTCTCGAATATGATAAGAAAGACGGTAAAGCCGTCACGAGCCAATACGGCAAATATGTACGACATCCCTTCTCAGGAGTAGGACTCGCGATGCAATGCGGCGTGCCGGAGACTGTCTGTCATATCATTGCGGCGCATGCCGGCGAAGGCGATCAGGTCAAGCGCACCACCGAAGCATACATCGTGCACCACGCCGATTTCATGACGTTCCTGCCGTTCAAGAATCTGTGA
- a CDS encoding ABC transporter permease, translated as MYLMFVRQIFRDMRGQKLRSALTLFGIFWGTSALILLGAFGHGIHANQVKQFNGLGEHIVIMWPGRTSISYEGLPKGRSVYLRDSDVELLRSQVPELQSISLEYQNWSIPVRRDKVILSSQVAGVAPEYGDMRNVIPDRGGRFLNDLDLRLKRRVCFLGNDLKNDLFGDDDAVGQMIEISGVPFTVIGVMIKKGQDSSYSGRDEDKVFMPYSTSAMMFGHTLADVVVWRAKSLKVHEVAKEKIAAVLGKKHKFDPSDKEAISLWDTTEAMDFFDSFFWGFRIFLLMISFATLVVGGIGVANIMYVVVKERSREIGLKMSLGAKRGFVLVQFLCETLLITFIGGVSGFLFAMTLIEIFPSFNLEEYVGVPSVSTVEAIVSVSLLMLIGLLAGFFPARRAASLNPVQSLKM; from the coding sequence ATGTATTTGATGTTCGTACGACAGATATTCCGGGATATGCGTGGCCAGAAGCTCCGTTCAGCTTTGACGCTGTTCGGAATATTCTGGGGCACATCCGCGTTGATTCTCCTCGGTGCATTCGGACATGGAATCCATGCTAACCAGGTAAAGCAGTTTAATGGTCTCGGTGAGCATATCGTGATCATGTGGCCGGGACGTACATCGATATCTTACGAAGGGCTCCCAAAAGGGAGATCTGTCTATCTCAGAGATTCTGATGTTGAGCTGCTCAGATCTCAAGTGCCGGAGCTTCAGAGCATTTCACTCGAATATCAAAACTGGAGCATACCTGTTCGGCGCGACAAGGTCATACTCTCATCACAGGTTGCCGGTGTAGCGCCCGAATATGGAGACATGCGGAATGTGATTCCTGACAGAGGAGGACGGTTCCTCAACGATCTCGATCTACGCCTCAAGCGTCGGGTTTGCTTTCTTGGTAATGACTTGAAGAATGATCTCTTTGGAGATGATGATGCAGTCGGGCAGATGATCGAGATCAGTGGCGTGCCGTTCACCGTGATCGGCGTCATGATCAAGAAAGGTCAGGATTCATCATACAGCGGCAGGGATGAGGACAAAGTATTCATGCCATATTCGACTTCGGCAATGATGTTTGGACATACACTTGCTGATGTTGTCGTCTGGAGAGCTAAATCTCTCAAGGTTCACGAAGTAGCAAAAGAGAAGATAGCGGCAGTCCTCGGGAAGAAGCACAAATTTGATCCATCTGACAAAGAAGCGATTTCACTTTGGGACACTACAGAGGCGATGGATTTTTTCGATTCGTTTTTCTGGGGATTCAGGATATTCCTGCTGATGATCTCGTTTGCAACATTGGTCGTTGGTGGGATAGGCGTGGCAAATATCATGTACGTAGTCGTCAAGGAGAGATCGCGCGAGATCGGTCTTAAGATGTCTCTCGGCGCCAAAAGAGGTTTCGTGCTGGTGCAGTTTCTCTGCGAAACGCTCCTGATTACGTTCATCGGGGGAGTCTCCGGTTTCTTGTTCGCGATGACTCTCATAGAGATTTTCCCGTCGTTTAATCTCGAGGAGTACGTCGGTGTACCGAGTGTTTCGACAGTCGAGGCAATAGTCTCTGTCAGCTTACTCATGCTAATCGGCCTTCTGGCAGGGTTTTTCCCGGCAAGGCGAGCCGCCAGTCTAAACCCGGTTCAGTCACTGAAGATGTAA
- a CDS encoding efflux RND transporter periplasmic adaptor subunit: MFKKITIIAVIVLVVATAIFFVFSGSSSSNEQEFTLKTVEKGNVVDKAMAIGQIEPEHEVMVKSQISGIVSKMYADVGDRVEVGDPLFDIAPQPTPIEFAEAKRQVELSAVSFENAEKNYNRVKGMFEKNLVSESDLDDAQNTYEQAAVQINSAKEKLSLIEKGKTQIAGRTVENVIRSPITGMILQRNVEEGDPVVPLTSYQSGTELMTLAQMDDLIFRGTVDEIDVGKLKQDMEVQLQIGAIPKDTIHGILRRISPKARKQDNTTVFDVEVTITSTTESVLRAGYSANAEVIVAQKDSVLVVPERLVTFTDDSTFVDIQDSTGGVVQHPVEVGLSDGIYIEIVSGLEEGQEIVEKPPKTIE; the protein is encoded by the coding sequence ATGTTCAAGAAAATAACGATTATAGCCGTGATTGTATTAGTGGTAGCCACCGCCATCTTCTTTGTCTTTTCCGGTTCATCATCCAGTAATGAGCAGGAATTCACTTTGAAAACAGTCGAGAAGGGAAATGTAGTCGACAAGGCAATGGCTATAGGCCAGATCGAGCCAGAGCACGAAGTCATGGTCAAGTCTCAGATCTCCGGCATTGTCTCGAAGATGTATGCTGATGTCGGAGACAGAGTCGAAGTCGGTGATCCGCTGTTTGACATCGCCCCGCAGCCGACCCCGATCGAGTTCGCCGAAGCAAAGAGACAGGTTGAGCTAAGCGCGGTTAGCTTCGAAAATGCCGAGAAGAACTACAATCGCGTGAAGGGGATGTTTGAGAAGAACCTTGTTTCTGAGAGTGATCTCGACGACGCTCAGAATACTTACGAGCAGGCAGCCGTCCAGATCAATTCTGCGAAGGAGAAGTTATCGTTGATCGAGAAGGGGAAGACGCAGATTGCGGGACGTACGGTCGAGAATGTGATTCGGTCGCCAATTACCGGTATGATCCTGCAGAGGAATGTCGAAGAGGGCGATCCGGTCGTGCCGTTGACCTCATATCAATCCGGCACCGAGTTGATGACTCTCGCTCAAATGGATGATCTGATATTTCGCGGAACAGTCGATGAGATTGATGTCGGAAAACTGAAGCAGGATATGGAAGTGCAGCTTCAGATCGGCGCGATTCCTAAAGATACGATCCATGGAATACTGCGCAGAATATCTCCCAAAGCACGCAAGCAGGACAACACGACGGTATTCGATGTCGAGGTGACGATAACCTCAACGACTGAGAGTGTTTTGCGAGCCGGGTATTCGGCGAACGCCGAGGTAATTGTTGCGCAGAAGGACAGTGTTCTGGTCGTTCCCGAAAGACTCGTGACTTTTACAGATGATTCAACATTTGTCGATATTCAGGATTCGACGGGTGGAGTTGTGCAGCATCCGGTAGAGGTAGGGCTCTCGGATGGAATTTACATTGAAATAGTCTCTGGCCTTGAAGAGGGGCAGGAAATCGTAGAGAAGCCTCCGAAGACGATCGAATGA
- a CDS encoding prohibitin family protein, with product MKKASIKSTSRFILLLAMIALVALITSGCGTQVPSGSSGVKYFKFGDGTEMGRIYTEGFNWHMPWNTIFVYTTQTQETKETLNVLSADGATIQLEVSVWYRPINDKLDSLQITVGPRYLEVVIKPALRGIARGTLGLYSPEEIYSTKREEIALKIRDAMYLEMTEKFIEVQNVIFRDVILPKKITDAINDKLAADQDAQRMEFVLRKETQEAERKRIEAKGISDFQKIVSSGLTPELLKWKGIEATEKLAGSANAKVVVIGSAKDGLPLILGGN from the coding sequence ATGAAAAAGGCATCAATCAAATCAACGTCAAGGTTCATCCTGCTTCTGGCGATGATCGCCTTAGTAGCGTTGATCACGAGCGGATGCGGAACACAAGTTCCGTCCGGAAGCAGCGGCGTCAAGTATTTCAAATTCGGTGATGGCACTGAGATGGGTAGAATCTACACGGAGGGGTTCAACTGGCACATGCCTTGGAATACGATCTTCGTCTATACCACCCAGACTCAGGAGACCAAAGAGACTCTGAATGTGCTGTCAGCGGATGGTGCTACGATTCAGCTTGAGGTCTCGGTATGGTATCGCCCGATCAATGATAAGCTTGACAGTCTGCAGATAACTGTCGGTCCTCGGTATCTTGAGGTAGTTATCAAGCCGGCGCTACGTGGCATTGCTCGCGGTACGTTGGGCCTCTATAGTCCGGAAGAAATCTACTCTACTAAGCGTGAAGAAATTGCGCTCAAGATCAGGGATGCAATGTATCTCGAGATGACAGAGAAGTTCATCGAAGTGCAAAATGTGATATTTAGAGACGTGATTCTCCCGAAGAAGATCACTGATGCTATCAATGACAAACTTGCTGCAGATCAGGACGCACAGCGCATGGAATTCGTGCTCAGGAAAGAAACTCAGGAGGCGGAGCGTAAGCGAATCGAGGCTAAGGGTATCTCCGATTTCCAGAAAATTGTATCATCGGGACTCACTCCTGAACTTCTGAAGTGGAAGGGAATCGAGGCGACCGAGAAACTCGCCGGGTCAGCGAATGCGAAGGTTGTGGTGATCGGGTCGGCCAAGGATGGACTGCCACTGATATTGGGCGGTAACTAG
- a CDS encoding CBS domain-containing protein: MRVSTLLESKPREVITVSSSTSVDDAMDKLISNNIGCLPVVDDEGSLIGIVSDKDIFAKIHETKGDYHNLTVNDVMEKAVIVGLLSDDISYIASIMDKNWIRHVPIVEEDSLVGLVSLRDILKANTQTTAIENRYLRQHLDGMHSRDRSADV, translated from the coding sequence ATGCGTGTAAGCACATTGTTGGAGAGCAAGCCGAGAGAAGTGATCACTGTCTCCAGCTCGACATCAGTCGACGATGCGATGGACAAGCTGATCAGCAACAATATCGGCTGCCTTCCGGTGGTTGATGATGAGGGGAGTCTCATCGGTATTGTCAGCGACAAGGACATTTTTGCCAAGATCCATGAAACCAAAGGTGATTATCATAACCTGACGGTGAATGATGTAATGGAGAAAGCCGTCATCGTCGGCCTGCTCAGCGATGACATTTCTTACATTGCGTCAATCATGGACAAGAACTGGATTCGGCACGTTCCGATTGTCGAAGAGGATTCCCTTGTCGGATTGGTCTCGCTGAGAGATATTCTGAAGGCAAATACGCAGACGACAGCGATTGAAAATCGTTATCTGCGGCAGCATCTCGATGGCATGCACAGCCGTGATCGATCGGCAGACGTGTAG
- a CDS encoding acetate--CoA ligase family protein yields the protein MTENIKKRPEQLDYIFRPRSISVIGATPRKGSIGREILHNLITYEFNGKIFPVNPNHSVIHSIKAYSSILDVPDSVDLAVIVVPREYVSAVVDQCGEKGVKGLVVITAGFREVGPTGLQLEQELIEKVDYWGMRMIGPNCFGIINSSPNIMMDATFSKIYPKSGKIGFLSQSGALGEAILAQATEMNLGLSMFASIGNKANITGNDLLEYWKDDPDVEIILMYLENFGNPRRFTAIAREVAKVKPIVAVKSGTTTKGAAAASSHTGALAGAEVAVDALFEQTGVLRVSSIEELFDAASALAKMPVPKGNRVSIVTNAGGPGVLATDALINLGMEMPEFSEETKQAIRPHMPPDAPINNPLDLVAGAGPKEFKAALEAGIQDPNFDSMLSIFVPPITINQMEVAEAIVDVKNRFDRPLYACFMGVSWYSQGFEHLKANGVPAYIFPESIAHALARIDKYRRWRDRDEGVLPSYKVDGAVVRRIIKESLQRGEKEIVGEEALAILNAYGIAIAPYQYANSAEEAIEVAGKAGYPVVMKVNTPKILHKTEFGAVRVDLRDSSDVTSAWHQMEEKVRSEMGGHEKFSVVVQKMVKGGVETAIGMSTDPAFGPLIMFGLGGVYVEIMKDVSFRVNPVTDMEAREMVESCQGYKLLTGFRGSEPVDLDLLTESILRLSMLVTDFHEIDEFDVNPFIIASKRENTAAVDARFIVRPTTP from the coding sequence ATGACAGAGAATATCAAGAAACGCCCGGAACAACTCGATTACATATTCAGACCGAGATCAATCTCGGTAATTGGAGCTACTCCCCGCAAGGGTTCAATTGGCAGGGAGATACTGCACAACCTCATCACGTATGAATTCAACGGCAAGATATTCCCGGTGAATCCGAATCACAGCGTCATTCATTCAATCAAGGCGTACTCCAGCATACTCGATGTGCCCGATTCTGTCGACTTGGCAGTGATCGTTGTGCCACGAGAATATGTCAGCGCGGTCGTGGATCAGTGCGGAGAGAAGGGAGTCAAGGGACTGGTCGTTATAACTGCCGGTTTCCGTGAGGTTGGACCTACAGGACTTCAACTCGAACAAGAGCTTATCGAGAAAGTCGATTATTGGGGTATGCGGATGATCGGCCCGAACTGCTTCGGGATCATAAACTCGAGTCCAAACATCATGATGGATGCCACGTTCTCGAAGATCTATCCGAAGAGCGGCAAGATCGGATTCCTGTCGCAGTCTGGTGCGCTGGGAGAGGCTATTCTTGCTCAGGCCACGGAGATGAACCTTGGTCTCTCGATGTTTGCCTCAATCGGGAATAAGGCGAATATAACCGGTAACGATCTGCTCGAATATTGGAAAGATGATCCTGATGTCGAGATCATTTTGATGTATCTCGAGAATTTCGGAAACCCGAGACGATTCACGGCTATCGCTCGTGAAGTTGCCAAGGTGAAACCGATCGTAGCTGTCAAATCTGGAACGACGACAAAAGGCGCTGCCGCAGCGTCATCGCATACCGGAGCTCTGGCTGGTGCCGAGGTTGCGGTCGATGCGTTGTTTGAACAGACCGGTGTGCTCCGGGTGTCATCAATTGAAGAGCTGTTCGATGCTGCTTCTGCATTGGCGAAGATGCCGGTACCGAAGGGCAATCGCGTCAGCATTGTGACGAATGCCGGCGGACCGGGTGTGCTTGCGACCGACGCACTCATAAATCTCGGGATGGAGATGCCGGAGTTTTCCGAAGAGACGAAGCAAGCGATCCGTCCACACATGCCGCCTGACGCTCCTATCAACAACCCACTCGATCTTGTGGCAGGTGCGGGACCGAAAGAGTTCAAGGCTGCGCTCGAAGCCGGGATTCAGGACCCCAATTTCGATTCGATGCTGTCGATTTTCGTTCCCCCCATCACTATCAATCAGATGGAAGTCGCAGAGGCGATTGTCGATGTCAAGAACCGATTCGACAGACCGCTATACGCCTGTTTCATGGGTGTGTCGTGGTATTCGCAGGGGTTCGAGCATCTCAAGGCAAACGGCGTCCCTGCATATATTTTCCCTGAATCGATCGCACACGCCCTGGCTAGGATAGATAAATACCGGAGGTGGAGAGATCGCGATGAGGGTGTTCTTCCCAGTTACAAGGTCGATGGTGCGGTGGTTCGACGAATAATCAAGGAATCACTGCAACGAGGCGAGAAGGAAATCGTCGGAGAAGAGGCTCTTGCGATTCTCAATGCCTACGGAATTGCGATTGCACCGTACCAATATGCTAACTCTGCCGAAGAGGCTATCGAAGTCGCAGGCAAAGCCGGTTATCCGGTAGTCATGAAGGTCAACACTCCGAAAATATTGCACAAAACTGAATTCGGTGCTGTCAGAGTGGACCTTCGCGACAGCTCAGACGTTACATCCGCATGGCATCAGATGGAAGAGAAAGTGCGGTCGGAAATGGGCGGCCACGAGAAATTCTCAGTAGTTGTGCAGAAAATGGTCAAGGGAGGTGTCGAGACCGCAATCGGAATGTCGACTGACCCGGCGTTCGGACCTCTCATAATGTTCGGTCTCGGCGGTGTATATGTCGAAATCATGAAGGATGTATCATTCCGTGTGAACCCGGTCACCGATATGGAAGCCCGCGAGATGGTTGAATCGTGCCAGGGATACAAGCTTTTAACCGGATTCCGTGGTTCCGAACCGGTCGATCTCGACCTGCTGACTGAGTCAATTCTCCGACTTTCGATGCTTGTGACAGATTTCCATGAGATCGATGAATTCGATGTCAACCCGTTTATTATAGCGTCAAAGCGCGAAAACACTGCTGCTGTCGATGCTCGGTTTATAGTCAGGCCGACAACGCCTTAG
- a CDS encoding ABC transporter ATP-binding protein encodes MIKMTGIQKIYAKGKMKVMALRGVDVEIDAGEFVSIVGPSGSGKSTLMNIAGCLDVPSEGVYELDGEPVEGLNMSRLAEIRNKKVGFVFQNFNLLPYATAFENVELPMIFGRIPTKTRRSRTTELLEKVGLSDRMDHKPTELSGGEMQRVAIARALSNQPKLILADEPTGNLDSTSGAAIIDLFEELWRTGTTILMITHDSTVASRTNRVVFLKDGLVVTNASDMARDMKTFKARKRLDAM; translated from the coding sequence ATGATCAAAATGACTGGAATACAGAAGATCTACGCGAAGGGCAAGATGAAAGTTATGGCGCTTAGAGGCGTTGACGTCGAAATCGATGCTGGTGAGTTTGTTTCTATTGTTGGACCGTCCGGATCCGGGAAATCGACACTCATGAATATCGCAGGATGCCTTGACGTGCCATCAGAAGGCGTTTATGAACTCGACGGCGAGCCGGTTGAAGGGCTGAATATGTCGCGGCTGGCCGAGATAAGAAACAAGAAAGTCGGATTCGTATTCCAGAACTTCAATCTGCTGCCTTATGCCACCGCTTTCGAAAATGTCGAGCTGCCGATGATATTTGGACGGATTCCGACAAAGACCCGCCGCAGTCGCACCACGGAGCTGCTCGAAAAAGTCGGCCTCAGCGACCGGATGGACCACAAGCCGACAGAGCTTTCCGGCGGTGAGATGCAGCGCGTCGCTATCGCGCGCGCGCTGTCGAATCAACCGAAGCTCATCCTCGCCGACGAACCGACCGGCAATCTCGATTCAACATCTGGCGCTGCGATTATCGATCTCTTCGAAGAACTGTGGCGGACAGGCACTACGATTCTGATGATTACTCACGATTCTACCGTGGCGTCGCGCACGAATCGCGTGGTCTTCTTGAAAGATGGTCTGGTTGTAACGAATGCTTCAGATATGGCTCGGGATATGAAGACATTCAAAGCGAGAAAGCGTCTCGACGCAATGTAG
- a CDS encoding ester cyclase yields the protein MSRNALAIVSLTIVVCFGFMAGCCDQNASMEEQNQLVVVEITEQGVNMQNPDKWDDVLTPGYVRHCQAMPPELQEMTGINEMKKFLAEHFAAFPDWNEQIDFMLADGDKVAYITTDTGTHTGQMGPYAATGKSVNVKTFIIHRFEDGKIAESWVMWDNVAFLSQLGLFIPAEPTADMSKLPSESQQIKIDTPKKKIPKGSGG from the coding sequence ATGAGTCGGAACGCGCTGGCTATTGTGTCGCTAACTATCGTCGTCTGCTTTGGTTTCATGGCAGGCTGCTGTGATCAGAATGCGTCAATGGAAGAACAGAACCAGCTCGTGGTCGTCGAAATCACCGAACAGGGGGTCAACATGCAAAATCCCGACAAATGGGATGATGTGTTGACGCCCGGTTATGTTCGCCACTGCCAGGCAATGCCGCCAGAGCTGCAGGAAATGACCGGTATCAACGAGATGAAGAAGTTCCTTGCCGAGCATTTCGCCGCATTCCCTGACTGGAATGAGCAGATAGACTTCATGCTGGCTGACGGAGATAAGGTCGCGTACATCACCACCGACACGGGCACACACACCGGCCAGATGGGACCGTATGCAGCGACCGGCAAAAGCGTAAATGTCAAGACCTTCATCATTCATCGCTTCGAAGATGGCAAGATCGCCGAATCATGGGTGATGTGGGACAATGTTGCATTTCTGTCGCAACTCGGTTTGTTTATACCCGCTGAACCGACCGCGGACATGAGCAAACTCCCGAGCGAGTCGCAGCAGATTAAGATCGATACACCGAAGAAGAAAATCCCGAAGGGTTCAGGCGGTTAG